One window of Candidatus Methylocalor cossyra genomic DNA carries:
- a CDS encoding Ivy family c-type lysozyme inhibitor, with protein sequence MRTHHLAAVALAALGAALPRLALAMDEASLERFKPEEMGGDWVPAGSRCDSPLRIRIDAKTTTLINGRDTQTFRNGELFNLSGNFLLSNSFNLVPDVAQNLPWSITFNVDEKPGLTQIEYLHNSDLQRRFPLHKKDLLRCTGTTGLPTPAGPPNRPTFPSINTLPDGPPTPPERCPDGGTLELIGTEPWGGLPWYFHEHVPEVKAIATRVAGREEPWVLNFDGPSGFNRLYRKANTEIVVFDACRPHDCQNSFLWGAYDRTHRRYALILSEAGRERRIGEHTEEIDAAIACARKDEERYHVTH encoded by the coding sequence ATGAGGACGCATCACCTGGCCGCGGTAGCCCTGGCCGCCCTCGGGGCGGCCCTCCCGAGGCTGGCTCTGGCCATGGACGAAGCCTCCCTCGAACGGTTCAAGCCGGAGGAAATGGGCGGCGATTGGGTGCCCGCCGGATCCCGCTGCGATTCGCCATTGCGGATCCGGATCGACGCCAAGACCACGACCCTGATCAACGGCCGGGACACCCAGACGTTCCGGAACGGCGAACTGTTCAACCTTAGCGGCAACTTCCTTCTCAGCAACTCGTTCAATCTGGTCCCCGACGTCGCGCAAAACCTCCCCTGGAGCATCACTTTCAACGTGGACGAAAAACCCGGACTGACCCAAATCGAGTACCTCCACAATAGCGATCTCCAACGGCGCTTCCCGCTGCACAAGAAGGATCTGCTGCGCTGCACGGGAACCACCGGCTTGCCGACGCCGGCCGGCCCGCCCAACCGGCCGACCTTCCCCTCGATCAACACCTTGCCGGACGGGCCACCCACGCCACCGGAACGCTGTCCCGACGGTGGTACGCTCGAGCTGATCGGCACCGAACCTTGGGGCGGCCTGCCCTGGTATTTCCATGAGCACGTGCCCGAGGTAAAAGCCATCGCCACGCGCGTCGCGGGCCGCGAAGAACCCTGGGTCCTCAACTTCGATGGCCCCTCCGGCTTCAACCGGCTCTATCGAAAGGCCAATACGGAGATCGTGGTGTTCGATGCCTGCAGGCCACACGACTGCCAGAACTCTTTCCTATGGGGCGCCTACGACCGCACCCACCGGCGCTACGCCCTCATCCTCAGCGAGGCCGGTCGCGAGCGCCGAATCGGTGAGCACACCGAGGAGATCGACGCCGCCATCGCCTGCGCCCGGAAGGACGAAGAGCGCTACCATGTCACGCACTAG